A single Pantoea rwandensis DNA region contains:
- a CDS encoding siderophore-interacting protein, translating to MQKNINDRAPKRVRNELRFRHITVASKTLIAGEFWRIEFTGSDLAGFNSPSFDDHIKVFFPGNAGSALALPQMTEEGIVWPGGVRPAARDYTPLAFNGTDSLTLDFYIHDGGVASNWANEAKPGDQIAMGGPRGSCVVPVDYACQVYVCDETGLPAFKRRYAEMQAQQIHLLAYADETTGRDYLGDLPNVQVTWLGSGSMQVDNLGPLIAQLDKISLPTEEYFIWLTGEGEAVKLLSDYFTQRRGAHTDFVRAVAYWHQK from the coding sequence TTGCAAAAAAACATTAACGATCGCGCACCAAAGCGCGTACGCAACGAATTACGCTTCCGTCATATCACCGTGGCGAGCAAAACCTTAATCGCGGGGGAGTTTTGGCGCATTGAGTTTACCGGCAGCGATCTGGCTGGGTTTAATTCACCGTCATTCGACGATCACATTAAAGTTTTCTTCCCGGGCAATGCGGGCAGCGCATTGGCTTTGCCGCAAATGACCGAAGAGGGGATCGTCTGGCCCGGCGGCGTACGCCCGGCAGCTCGCGATTACACCCCGCTGGCGTTCAACGGCACCGATTCACTGACGCTCGATTTCTATATCCATGATGGCGGCGTCGCCAGCAACTGGGCGAATGAGGCGAAGCCAGGCGATCAGATCGCCATGGGCGGCCCGCGTGGCTCCTGCGTAGTGCCCGTGGATTATGCCTGCCAGGTTTACGTGTGCGATGAGACCGGGCTGCCAGCCTTTAAGCGTCGTTACGCTGAGATGCAGGCGCAGCAGATCCATCTGCTGGCCTACGCCGATGAAACCACCGGGCGCGATTACCTCGGTGATCTGCCGAATGTACAGGTGACCTGGCTCGGCAGTGGCAGCATGCAGGTGGATAACCTCGGCCCGCTGATTGCGCAGCTGGATAAGATCTCACTGCCAACAGAAGAGTATTTCATCTGGCTGACGGGTGAAGGTGAGGCGGTAAAATTGCTGAGCGACTACTTTACGCAACGCCGTGGTGCCCACACCGACTTCGTGCGCGCGGTGGCGTACTGGCATCAGAAATAA
- a CDS encoding PadR family transcriptional regulator gives MKQQRDFPWQSDNAQRAICAGARKKRRERMLDASDIRLLMMHFLANGSAHGYELIKSVEELSKGEYSPSPGIIYPNLTLLEEMDAIRVVDAHASRKAYALNDGGRALLAENGENIANIIERLTSLAILVNNRSIPEVEQAIHHIRHTLNHRLSQEDISPESLNIVINALNEATEKIANS, from the coding sequence ATGAAACAGCAGCGGGATTTTCCATGGCAGTCCGATAATGCACAACGTGCAATCTGTGCAGGTGCGCGTAAAAAGCGCCGCGAAAGGATGCTGGATGCCAGTGATATTCGCCTGTTAATGATGCACTTCCTCGCCAACGGTTCTGCGCATGGCTATGAGCTGATCAAGTCAGTGGAAGAGCTGTCCAAAGGGGAATACTCTCCCAGCCCTGGCATCATCTATCCTAACCTCACGTTGCTCGAAGAGATGGATGCGATCCGCGTGGTGGATGCGCATGCGTCGCGTAAAGCCTATGCGCTCAATGATGGCGGTCGCGCGTTATTAGCCGAGAACGGCGAGAATATTGCCAATATTATTGAGCGTCTGACTTCGCTGGCGATATTGGTCAATAATCGCAGTATTCCAGAAGTCGAGCAGGCCATTCATCATATTCGCCACACGCTGAATCATCGTTTATCGCAGGAAGATATTTCGCCTGAGTCGCTGAATATTGTGATAAATGCACTGAACGAAGCGACAGAGAAAATCGCGAATAGCTAA
- a CDS encoding SelT/SelW/SelH family protein — MTQKPAVTIYYCTQCNWLLRSAWMAQELLHTFAEDLSAVTLKPGTGGVFEISIDGTVIWERKQEGGFPDAAALKQRVRDFCWPDRELGHVDKKKPG, encoded by the coding sequence ATGACGCAAAAACCGGCTGTGACCATTTACTACTGCACTCAATGCAACTGGCTGCTGCGTTCGGCGTGGATGGCACAAGAACTGTTGCACACTTTTGCCGAAGATTTGAGCGCAGTGACGCTAAAACCCGGCACCGGCGGTGTGTTCGAAATCAGCATTGATGGCACGGTGATTTGGGAGCGTAAACAGGAAGGCGGATTCCCGGATGCAGCGGCGCTGAAACAGCGCGTGCGTGATTTCTGCTGGCCGGATCGCGAGTTAGGGCACGTGGATAAGAAGAAGCCGGGCTAA
- a CDS encoding TonB-dependent receptor domain-containing protein, with product MSSLLQGMTQQRLFKVAILSSAIHAACSYAASDNTTLALSSDKSTTAESVMTVTAPKLEKQAGSKSTITAADMQRDGGNDFGTIMRYEPGVTATGASGGSSAGKSGFDRAGYTGYNIRGLESNRVDINVDGVSLPDATGRSYVSRAGLDTFGIGRDYIDPYMFGRVDIDKGATSVSQPNTAIGGAVSFRNKTPDDYLHPGKTTYFGYQSDFDSSNRSWHNGITAAAGDEELRGIFVYSRRDGQETQNNDASRGAYPANWHSDALLGSMVWEPNDAHKITGTADFYHKTNHTHYDSWDTSGNTVYGTAQQQSDTRRFGLSLADEYTPYNDFIDSLTSRVYWQHTEAHDNTYMPSSATAYETVYSDYNTDSYGFETNLAKTLGRHELTAGLNGRLEKTERPFRQSPTPSTFSVIMQPEADSRSYTLGGFVQDKINFDLDSHNFAVVPGVRVAYQNTKPENLSSLTSGSSVLTESGVDTLYGSGNSDTQVLPSLAFQYELTPTLMTYLQYKRGAQFPNASQLYGSWNLGSSYAGRAQYALIGNADLNTETSNNFEWGLKGQPTEGVVMSTAVYYNAYKNFIAYNRYTRSGNPDKFTNVPSNIYTTYQAENRDKAYIYGAELSGKVNFGTWYEDVQGLSARFAFSYNEGKSKSSYLGDRYVDLESVPPMKAVLGLGWDAPQNQYGAAVTATFVKGKKATATNRQSYNNTGSALTDSTTDYARVPGYGMVDLTAYWQVAKNVKLSGGVYNLTDRKYWDYLSSREMTSDTAQDRNDIALATQPGRTFQLGVNVDF from the coding sequence ATGTCTTCACTCTTACAGGGAATGACCCAGCAACGTCTGTTTAAAGTTGCCATTTTGTCTTCCGCTATTCACGCCGCTTGCAGCTACGCGGCCAGCGATAACACGACACTTGCTTTATCTTCTGACAAATCCACCACTGCAGAGTCGGTCATGACGGTCACTGCACCGAAGCTGGAGAAACAAGCCGGTAGTAAAAGCACCATTACCGCCGCCGACATGCAGCGTGATGGCGGCAATGATTTCGGTACCATCATGCGCTACGAACCCGGCGTAACAGCAACCGGTGCCAGCGGTGGTTCTTCTGCGGGTAAAAGTGGCTTCGATCGTGCGGGTTACACTGGCTACAACATCCGTGGTCTGGAAAGTAACCGCGTCGATATCAACGTTGACGGTGTTTCTCTGCCGGATGCCACCGGACGCAGCTACGTCAGCCGCGCCGGTTTAGATACCTTTGGTATTGGCCGCGATTACATCGACCCTTATATGTTTGGTCGCGTGGATATCGATAAAGGTGCGACGTCTGTCTCTCAGCCCAACACCGCGATTGGTGGTGCGGTCTCGTTCCGTAATAAGACGCCAGACGACTACTTACATCCGGGTAAAACCACCTATTTTGGCTACCAGAGCGACTTCGATTCTTCCAATCGCAGCTGGCACAACGGCATCACTGCGGCAGCAGGTGATGAGGAACTGCGCGGTATCTTTGTCTATAGCCGCCGCGATGGTCAGGAAACGCAAAACAACGATGCGAGCCGTGGGGCATATCCAGCCAACTGGCACTCTGACGCACTGCTGGGCAGCATGGTGTGGGAGCCGAATGATGCGCACAAAATCACCGGTACCGCCGACTTCTATCACAAAACCAATCACACCCATTACGACAGCTGGGATACTTCAGGCAATACCGTTTACGGCACGGCACAACAGCAGAGCGATACCCGTCGCTTTGGCTTGAGCCTGGCGGACGAATACACGCCGTACAACGATTTCATCGACAGCCTGACCTCACGTGTCTACTGGCAGCACACCGAAGCGCATGACAATACTTATATGCCTTCAAGCGCGACAGCCTATGAGACGGTCTACTCTGACTACAACACGGACAGCTACGGTTTTGAAACTAATCTGGCTAAAACGCTGGGTCGTCATGAGCTGACTGCCGGTTTGAATGGACGTCTGGAAAAAACCGAACGCCCATTCCGCCAGTCACCGACACCAAGTACATTCAGTGTGATCATGCAGCCTGAAGCAGATAGCCGCAGCTATACGCTCGGCGGTTTTGTGCAGGATAAGATCAACTTCGACCTGGATAGCCACAACTTTGCGGTGGTGCCGGGCGTGCGTGTGGCGTACCAAAATACCAAGCCCGAGAACCTCAGCAGCCTGACCAGCGGCAGCTCCGTGCTGACCGAATCAGGAGTCGACACGCTGTACGGCTCTGGCAACAGCGATACGCAAGTTCTCCCATCGCTGGCATTCCAGTATGAGCTCACGCCAACCCTGATGACTTATCTGCAATACAAACGCGGCGCGCAGTTCCCGAACGCCAGCCAGCTGTATGGTTCATGGAACCTGGGTTCCAGCTATGCGGGTAGAGCGCAATATGCGCTGATTGGTAATGCGGATCTGAACACTGAAACCAGCAACAACTTCGAATGGGGTCTGAAAGGACAGCCGACCGAAGGCGTGGTGATGAGCACGGCGGTTTACTACAACGCCTACAAAAACTTCATCGCCTATAACCGTTACACCCGTTCCGGCAACCCGGATAAATTCACTAACGTTCCGAGCAACATTTACACCACTTATCAGGCAGAGAACCGCGATAAAGCCTATATCTATGGTGCAGAGTTGAGTGGAAAAGTGAATTTCGGCACCTGGTATGAAGATGTGCAGGGCCTGAGCGCACGCTTTGCCTTTAGCTATAACGAAGGTAAATCGAAGTCGAGCTACCTCGGCGACCGTTACGTCGATCTGGAAAGCGTACCGCCAATGAAAGCGGTGCTGGGGCTGGGTTGGGATGCGCCACAGAACCAGTATGGTGCAGCGGTGACGGCAACCTTCGTGAAGGGCAAAAAGGCCACGGCGACCAACCGCCAGAGCTATAACAATACCGGTTCTGCACTGACCGATTCCACCACCGATTACGCGCGCGTGCCGGGTTACGGGATGGTCGATCTGACGGCGTACTGGCAGGTGGCGAAGAACGTCAAGCTGAGCGGTGGCGTGTATAACCTGACAGATCGTAAATATTGGGATTACCTGAGCAGCCGCGAAATGACCAGCGATACCGCACAGGATCGCAACGATATCGCACTGGCAACTCAGCCAGGCCGCACCTTCCAGCTCGGTGTGAACGTCGACTTCTAA
- a CDS encoding hemin-degrading factor, which yields MNPRYDHYLALKGEHPKKYARDLAALMGIGEAQLCEARVGQDAQALKADFPALLKALAAVGETKSITRNEYAVHEQVGKYENLHLGEHAGLILNPRALDQRLFPAQWHSAFFLREQTARGERQSIQIFDRHADAVLKIYTTDNTDMAAWDTLIAEFTVEAAAALDPQPAAAPEHSRAIDADKVEAEWRAMTDVHQFFGLLKRHNISRQQAFHAVSDDLAHQVSNDSLAQLLEQAQQDGNEIMIFIGNRGCTQIFTGAVEKLMPMDNWVNIFNPTFTLHLMADHIAESWVTRKPSGDGFVTSLELFAADGTQIAQLYGQRSEGTPEQARWREQVTALGATA from the coding sequence ATGAACCCACGTTACGATCACTACCTGGCGCTGAAAGGCGAACATCCGAAGAAGTATGCCCGCGATCTGGCGGCCCTGATGGGCATTGGCGAAGCGCAGCTGTGTGAAGCGCGCGTCGGCCAGGATGCGCAAGCGTTAAAAGCGGATTTCCCGGCGTTGCTGAAGGCACTGGCAGCCGTCGGCGAAACCAAAAGCATCACCCGCAACGAATATGCGGTGCATGAGCAGGTGGGCAAATATGAAAACCTGCACCTCGGCGAACATGCCGGACTGATCCTTAACCCACGCGCGCTCGATCAGCGTCTGTTCCCGGCACAGTGGCACAGCGCTTTCTTCCTGCGTGAGCAGACCGCGCGCGGTGAGCGTCAAAGCATCCAGATTTTTGATCGCCACGCGGATGCGGTGCTGAAAATCTACACCACCGACAATACCGACATGGCGGCATGGGATACGCTGATCGCAGAATTCACCGTCGAAGCCGCTGCGGCACTCGATCCACAACCTGCCGCCGCGCCAGAACATAGCCGCGCCATTGATGCCGATAAAGTGGAAGCCGAATGGCGCGCCATGACCGATGTGCATCAGTTCTTTGGCCTACTGAAGCGCCACAATATTTCACGCCAGCAAGCGTTTCACGCGGTGTCGGACGATCTGGCACACCAGGTCAGCAACGATTCACTGGCTCAACTGCTGGAGCAGGCGCAGCAGGATGGCAACGAAATCATGATCTTTATCGGCAACCGTGGTTGCACGCAGATCTTCACTGGTGCGGTGGAGAAACTGATGCCGATGGACAACTGGGTCAACATCTTCAACCCAACCTTTACGCTGCACCTGATGGCCGATCACATCGCCGAGAGCTGGGTAACGCGGAAACCGAGTGGCGATGGCTTTGTCACCAGCCTCGAACTGTTTGCCGCCGACGGCACGCAGATCGCGCAACTGTATGGTCAGCGCAGCGAAGGGACGCCAGAGCAGGCGCGCTGGCGTGAGCAGGTCACCGCGCTGGGAGCGACAGCATGA
- a CDS encoding heme/hemin ABC transporter substrate-binding protein, with product MKRLTLLLLGALALPAFAAERVISIGGDVTQIIYALDGQADLVARDSTSQHPAQANKLPDIGYMRQLNAEGILAMKPTLVLTSELAKPSLVLQQIESAGVKVVDVTGKTSLDAIPEKIATIGKALHRDAEAKALIEKVNKQRAQIPQQPLPVKVLFVMAHGGMRTQAAGNQTGADAAIRSAGLVNAMAAIPHYQQLSQEGVVAAAPDLVVVGEDGLRTLGGEEKIWSLPGLALTPAGQHHALLVVDEMALLSFGLDTPETIVKLRKAAEAVKHD from the coding sequence ATGAAACGTCTGACCCTATTACTGCTGGGCGCGCTGGCGCTGCCGGCATTTGCTGCTGAACGGGTGATCTCCATCGGCGGTGATGTGACACAAATCATTTATGCGCTGGATGGGCAGGCCGATCTGGTGGCGCGCGACAGCACCAGCCAGCATCCGGCGCAGGCTAACAAGCTGCCGGATATCGGCTATATGCGCCAGCTCAATGCCGAAGGCATTCTGGCCATGAAGCCCACGCTTGTATTGACCAGCGAGCTGGCGAAACCGTCGCTGGTGTTGCAGCAGATTGAGAGCGCTGGGGTGAAGGTGGTGGATGTCACCGGCAAAACCAGCCTCGACGCCATCCCGGAAAAGATCGCCACCATCGGCAAAGCGCTGCATCGTGATGCCGAAGCGAAGGCGCTCATCGAGAAAGTGAACAAGCAGCGTGCGCAGATTCCCCAGCAGCCGCTGCCGGTGAAGGTGCTGTTTGTAATGGCGCACGGTGGCATGCGCACTCAGGCAGCAGGCAACCAAACGGGCGCTGATGCCGCAATCCGCAGTGCCGGTCTGGTCAACGCCATGGCGGCGATCCCGCATTATCAGCAGCTGTCACAGGAAGGTGTGGTTGCTGCCGCGCCGGATCTGGTGGTGGTGGGTGAAGATGGCCTGCGCACCCTCGGCGGCGAAGAGAAAATCTGGTCGCTGCCGGGGCTGGCGTTGACGCCAGCGGGCCAGCACCACGCGCTGCTGGTGGTGGATGAGATGGCGCTACTGAGCTTTGGTCTCGATACACCGGAGACTATCGTGAAGCTGCGCAAAGCCGCCGAAGCGGTAAAACATGACTAA
- a CDS encoding FecCD family ABC transporter permease: protein MTNSAVMRWLLLMGISMVICMLMAANFGAMPLSMRTLFHAPLSDMAWQIWLNIRLPRVLLAVLLGMALAVSGAVMQGLFRNPLADPGLLGISSGAGLAVAFSIIVPLSLPPLLALWLPSIAAFIGSLIVTLLIFSFSRLALGNLSRLLLIGIAINALCGAAVGVLSWLSNDQQLRQLALWGMGSLSAAQWPSLVVCAVLILPALIAIQARARRLNLLQLGEEDAHYMGIDVKRTQRELLILSALLVGTAVSVSGIIGFVGLVVPHVMRFCVGSDHRWMLPGSALAGAILLLLADTLARTVVIPAEMPVGLITSLIGGPWFLWLILRQKRGMNE from the coding sequence ATGACTAACAGTGCTGTGATGCGCTGGCTGCTATTGATGGGCATCAGCATGGTGATTTGCATGCTGATGGCCGCCAATTTTGGCGCCATGCCGCTGTCGATGCGCACGCTGTTCCATGCACCGCTCAGCGATATGGCGTGGCAAATCTGGCTGAACATCCGCCTGCCGCGCGTGTTGCTGGCGGTGTTGCTCGGTATGGCATTGGCGGTGTCTGGCGCAGTGATGCAGGGCCTGTTTCGCAATCCGCTGGCCGATCCGGGGTTGCTCGGCATCAGCAGCGGAGCCGGGCTGGCCGTCGCGTTTTCTATTATCGTTCCGCTCAGCTTGCCGCCTTTGCTGGCGCTGTGGCTGCCTTCGATTGCAGCGTTTATCGGCAGCCTGATCGTCACACTGCTGATTTTTAGTTTTAGTCGGCTGGCGCTGGGGAATTTGTCACGTTTGCTACTGATCGGTATCGCTATCAACGCCTTGTGCGGTGCGGCGGTGGGCGTGCTCTCCTGGCTCAGTAATGATCAGCAGTTACGCCAGCTGGCGCTGTGGGGGATGGGCAGTTTGAGCGCGGCACAATGGCCGAGTCTGGTGGTGTGTGCTGTACTGATTCTTCCTGCGCTGATTGCCATCCAGGCCCGTGCGCGCCGTCTTAATCTGCTGCAACTCGGTGAGGAAGACGCGCATTACATGGGGATTGATGTGAAGCGCACCCAGCGTGAGTTACTGATACTGAGTGCGCTGCTGGTGGGCACGGCGGTGTCGGTGAGCGGGATTATCGGCTTTGTCGGATTGGTGGTGCCGCACGTGATGCGTTTCTGTGTCGGGAGCGATCATCGCTGGATGTTGCCGGGTTCGGCGCTGGCGGGAGCCATCTTGCTATTGCTGGCGGATACACTGGCGCGCACGGTGGTGATTCCGGCGGAAATGCCGGTGGGATTGATCACCAGCCTGATCGGTGGTCCATGGTTTCTCTGGCTGATTCTGCGCCAGAAAAGGGGGATGAATGAGTGA
- a CDS encoding heme ABC transporter ATP-binding protein, which yields MSDSMQARGLRFSHGTRALIDDVSITLQPGEMIALIGPNGAGKSTLLRLLTGFLAPEAGECWLGDRPLSDWPREPLAQRRAVMRQQNSVTFPLPAEEVVAMGRAPWPASKSKAVIEEVMQITGSLELAKRDYRSLSGGEQQRVQLARVLAQLWHDDGPRGWLFLDEPTSALDLYWQQYSLRLLHKLTRNGRFSVCTVLHDLNLASLWSDRILLLHQGKLVAQGSPQEVMTENTLTRWYQAELHVVMPQGQGRPQIQLRA from the coding sequence ATGAGTGATTCAATGCAGGCTCGCGGCCTGCGCTTTAGTCATGGCACGCGTGCGCTGATTGATGATGTCTCTATCACCTTACAGCCAGGCGAAATGATCGCTTTGATTGGCCCCAACGGCGCGGGTAAATCCACGCTGTTGCGCCTGCTGACTGGATTTCTGGCGCCCGAAGCGGGTGAGTGCTGGCTCGGCGATCGCCCGTTAAGCGATTGGCCGCGTGAACCGCTGGCGCAACGTCGTGCGGTGATGCGCCAGCAAAACAGCGTAACTTTCCCGCTGCCTGCTGAAGAAGTGGTGGCGATGGGCCGTGCGCCCTGGCCTGCCAGCAAATCCAAAGCGGTGATCGAGGAAGTGATGCAGATTACTGGCAGTCTGGAACTGGCAAAGCGCGATTATCGTTCGCTTTCTGGCGGGGAACAGCAGCGCGTGCAGCTGGCGCGAGTACTGGCACAGTTATGGCACGATGACGGTCCACGCGGCTGGCTGTTTCTTGATGAGCCGACGTCGGCACTCGATCTGTATTGGCAGCAGTACAGTTTGCGATTGCTGCATAAGCTGACGCGTAACGGCCGCTTTAGCGTTTGTACCGTGCTGCACGATCTTAATCTGGCGTCGCTATGGTCCGATCGTATTCTGCTGTTGCATCAGGGCAAGCTGGTGGCGCAGGGTTCACCGCAAGAGGTGATGACGGAAAATACGCTGACGCGCTGGTATCAGGCTGAGCTGCACGTGGTGATGCCGCAAGGGCAGGGCAGGCCGCAAATTCAGCTGCGGGCTTAA
- a CDS encoding MDR family oxidoreductase produces MFKALVIENDEQGYRTSLQDLTEQQLPDQDVTLEVSYSTLNYKDALAICNKGPIVRQFPMVPGIDFVGRVISSRHPEWQQDDVALLTGWGVGEKHWGGLAQKASVSGDWLAKVPAALSPLQTMAIGTAGFTAMLCVLALEKQGITPQQGPVLVTGASGGVGSFSVSLLARLGYDVVASSGRASDSDYLINTLGASSIIDRAELSAPGKPLAKERWAAAIDSVGSHTLANVLAGIKRDGVVAACGMAQGLDLPTSVAPFILRGVVLAGVDSVMCAKPLREQAWQRLAELVDGALLEQLTKVIPLSEAREGAEALLAGEVRGRLIVDCR; encoded by the coding sequence ATGTTCAAGGCATTGGTCATTGAAAATGATGAACAGGGTTACCGCACATCTCTGCAGGATTTGACAGAGCAACAACTGCCCGATCAGGATGTCACCCTCGAAGTCAGTTACTCCACGCTCAACTATAAAGACGCGCTGGCCATCTGCAACAAAGGGCCGATTGTGCGTCAGTTCCCGATGGTGCCGGGCATCGATTTTGTCGGTCGGGTGATCAGCAGCCGCCATCCGGAATGGCAGCAGGACGATGTTGCACTGCTCACCGGTTGGGGCGTAGGTGAGAAACATTGGGGCGGATTGGCACAAAAGGCCAGCGTTTCCGGTGACTGGCTGGCGAAAGTGCCTGCTGCGCTCAGCCCGTTACAAACCATGGCCATCGGCACGGCCGGGTTCACCGCCATGCTGTGCGTATTGGCGCTGGAAAAACAGGGCATCACGCCACAGCAGGGGCCGGTGCTGGTAACGGGTGCCAGCGGCGGCGTGGGCAGCTTCAGCGTCAGTTTGCTGGCTCGTTTAGGTTATGACGTGGTGGCCTCCAGCGGTCGCGCCAGTGACAGCGACTACCTGATCAATACCCTTGGCGCCTCCTCGATTATCGATCGTGCTGAGTTGAGCGCGCCCGGCAAACCTCTGGCGAAAGAGCGCTGGGCTGCGGCGATTGATAGCGTCGGCAGCCATACCCTGGCCAATGTGCTGGCGGGCATCAAGCGCGATGGCGTGGTGGCTGCGTGCGGCATGGCGCAAGGTCTGGATCTGCCCACCAGCGTGGCACCGTTTATTCTGCGCGGCGTGGTGTTAGCCGGTGTGGATAGCGTGATGTGCGCTAAGCCATTGCGTGAGCAAGCGTGGCAGCGTCTGGCTGAACTGGTGGATGGCGCACTGCTGGAGCAGTTGACCAAAGTGATCCCACTGAGTGAAGCACGTGAAGGTGCTGAAGCCTTGCTGGCGGGCGAAGTCCGTGGCCGTCTGATTGTGGATTGCCGTTAA
- a CDS encoding ornithine decarboxylase, whose translation MNPLKIAASVAVAPSLSLNTARDVVTLDNTDFTDVAAVVVSLADTRSGMLTLLRQTGFNLPVFVANAFDEEVLKLPGVTGEINGAPKEWEALEEAAQAYESDLLPPFFDTLTRYVDMQNSTFACPGHQGGAFFRKHPAGRQFYEFYGENVFRSDMCNADVKLGDLLIHEGSAKDAQKYAAKVFNADKTYFVLNGTSSANKVVTNAMLTRGDLVLFDRNNHKSNHHGALIQAGATPIYLEAARNPFGFIGGIDAHCFDEAYLREQVQKVAPHRAKDQRPFRLAIIQLGTYDGTVYNARQVVDRIGHLCDYILFDSAWLGYEQFIPLMEGCSPLTLELNENDPGIFVTQSAHKQLAGFSQTSQIHKKDNHIRGQKRFCPHKRLNNAFMLHASTSPFYPLFAALDINARMHKGEAGRSMWHECVTIGIDARKAILERCEMIQPFLPEKVHGKLWQSAETEVIAADPAYFSLAPGEKWHGFEGYASEQYLVDPCKLLLTTPGIDAASGEYTSFGIPATILANYLRENGIVPEKCDLNSILFLLTPAENPEKMAHLVAMLEQFEHHVKEDALLAEVLPSVYRKNMERYKGYTLRRLCQEMHDLYVSYDVKDLQKAMFREACFPKVEVNPQDAHQAYIRGEVELVAIAQAEGRIAAEGALPYPPGVLCVVPGEVWGGAVQRYFLALEEGINLLPGFSPELQGVYTEEDDSGRKHLVANMMVRE comes from the coding sequence ATGAATCCATTGAAAATCGCTGCCAGCGTTGCGGTAGCGCCAAGCCTGAGCCTGAACACCGCGCGTGATGTGGTGACACTCGACAATACTGATTTTACCGATGTGGCGGCTGTGGTCGTCTCACTGGCGGATACACGCAGTGGCATGTTAACGCTGTTGCGTCAGACCGGCTTTAATCTGCCGGTGTTTGTCGCCAACGCGTTCGATGAAGAAGTGCTGAAGCTGCCGGGCGTGACCGGTGAAATCAACGGTGCACCGAAAGAGTGGGAAGCGCTGGAGGAGGCCGCGCAGGCGTATGAGTCTGACCTGCTGCCGCCGTTCTTCGATACCCTGACGCGCTATGTTGATATGCAGAATAGCACCTTCGCCTGTCCGGGCCATCAGGGCGGGGCGTTCTTCCGTAAACATCCGGCCGGGCGTCAGTTCTATGAATTCTATGGCGAGAACGTGTTTCGTTCTGACATGTGCAACGCCGACGTCAAGTTGGGCGACCTGCTGATCCACGAAGGTTCAGCGAAAGATGCGCAGAAGTACGCAGCGAAAGTGTTCAACGCAGACAAAACCTATTTCGTGCTGAACGGCACCTCCAGCGCCAACAAAGTGGTGACTAACGCCATGTTAACGCGCGGCGATCTGGTGCTGTTTGATCGCAACAACCATAAATCCAACCATCACGGCGCGCTGATTCAGGCGGGCGCGACGCCAATATATCTGGAAGCGGCACGTAACCCGTTCGGCTTTATCGGCGGGATTGATGCGCACTGTTTTGATGAAGCTTACCTGCGCGAACAGGTGCAGAAAGTCGCGCCGCATCGTGCCAAAGATCAGCGCCCGTTCCGCCTGGCAATCATCCAGCTCGGCACCTACGATGGCACCGTCTACAACGCGCGCCAGGTGGTGGATCGCATCGGCCATCTGTGTGATTACATCCTGTTTGATTCTGCGTGGCTGGGCTACGAGCAATTTATCCCGCTGATGGAAGGCTGCTCGCCGCTGACGCTGGAGCTGAACGAGAACGATCCCGGCATTTTTGTCACCCAGTCGGCGCACAAACAGCTGGCGGGCTTCTCGCAGACCTCGCAGATTCACAAAAAAGACAACCACATCCGCGGTCAAAAACGCTTCTGTCCGCACAAGCGTCTCAACAACGCTTTCATGCTGCATGCTTCAACCAGCCCGTTCTATCCGCTGTTTGCCGCGCTGGATATCAACGCACGTATGCACAAAGGTGAAGCCGGGCGCAGCATGTGGCACGAATGCGTCACCATCGGCATTGATGCGCGCAAAGCGATTCTGGAACGCTGCGAGATGATTCAGCCGTTCCTGCCGGAGAAGGTGCACGGTAAGCTATGGCAGTCGGCGGAAACCGAAGTCATTGCCGCCGACCCAGCCTACTTCAGCCTTGCACCGGGCGAGAAATGGCACGGCTTTGAGGGGTATGCCAGCGAGCAATATCTGGTCGATCCCTGCAAGCTGCTGCTGACCACGCCCGGCATTGATGCCGCCAGTGGGGAATACACCAGCTTCGGTATCCCGGCGACCATTCTGGCGAACTACCTGCGCGAGAACGGCATTGTGCCGGAGAAGTGCGATCTCAACTCCATCCTGTTCCTGCTGACGCCAGCGGAGAATCCCGAGAAGATGGCGCATCTGGTGGCGATGCTCGAGCAGTTTGAACACCATGTGAAAGAGGATGCGCTGCTGGCTGAAGTGCTGCCGAGCGTCTACCGCAAAAACATGGAACGCTACAAAGGCTACACGCTGCGCCGCCTGTGCCAGGAGATGCACGATCTCTACGTCAGCTATGATGTGAAAGATCTGCAGAAAGCGATGTTCCGCGAAGCCTGTTTCCCGAAAGTGGAAGTGAATCCACAGGACGCGCATCAGGCTTACATCCGTGGTGAGGTGGAGCTGGTAGCGATTGCGCAAGCCGAAGGGCGCATTGCTGCCGAAGGTGCGCTGCCCTATCCACCGGGCGTACTGTGCGTGGTGCCGGGAGAAGTGTGGGGTGGCGCGGTGCAGCGTTATTTCCTCGCGCTGGAAGAGGGCATCAATTTGTTGCCGGGCTTCTCACCGGAGCTGCAAGGGGTCTACACCGAGGAAGATGACAGCGGTCGTAAACACTTAGTGGCGAACATGATGGTGCGCGAATAG